The Solenopsis invicta isolate M01_SB chromosome 3, UNIL_Sinv_3.0, whole genome shotgun sequence region ctaacatttttttaatttgaaggaaTCTAAATACGAATCATATAAGAATTATTGAGAATGGAAGTTTGGATAATTTAACTTTACTAGAGGAACTTCgtttaaacaaaaacaatttgACACAACTGAAAGATCTTTTCATGAACCTGGGAAAATTGCGAATATTGTAAGcgtttgtatatatttataatatttatacatataaatattgcatGAAGAAAGCAATTTTTTCATTGTATTATCTAAAATGTATGATAACATTATAGAGAGgtgaatagaaataatttacaacaaatACATGGGTTGAGTCTGAAAAGTTTGAAGAGTTTAAAGGAATTGTATTTAAAACGAAACAGAATTGATACATTAGATGATGGAGCTTTCTGGCCACTTAAAAATTTACAGCTACTGCAACTCGACTTTAATATGTTGACCACAATAAAGAAGGGAGGCTTGTTCGGATTAGAAAATTTACAAAAGCTGACTTTGTCACATAATCGGATTTCAAGGATTGAACCACAAGCATGGGATATGTGCAGAGAAATAGTAGAGCTGTTAGTAATATTTTTCTAGCTTTAcgagataatttatttactttttttattattataattaattgaagtcgtgtgattataaatttttattctaattttagtGACTTGTCACATAATGAACTAACATCTATAAATCAGAGTTCGTTCGAATATCTTACGAAGCTGGAGAAACTGAAGCTGGATCATAATCAAATCGCATACGTCTCTGATGGAGCGTTTAATTTTACAACAAATCTTCGTATTCtgtatgtttattataaatattactcaatatataaatttgctATGTATCATTGTGTTACAAACGTGCTGCTTTATTTTAAAGGGAACTCAATTCGAACAAGATATCCTATATGGTAGAGGATATTAGCGGCGCGTTTTCTCCACTCGGTCAGTTGTGGAAACTGGGCTTAGCGCACAATAGAATAAAATCCATAAATCAAAACGCTTTTACCGGTCTGAGTCGTGTTGTCGAGGTCGACTTAGTAGGGAACAATGTTACGTCCATTCAGGAAAATGCGTTTCTTTCAATGTCTAGTCTGAGCAAACTTAAGATGAATACTGGTAAGTtcaaaattctatattatatatcaacTATACAAGTGCGGAGcacaattgtattttatttttgctttttattaattatctttttttacacGTAGGAGCGTTGGTTTGTGACTGTGGACTTCAATGGTTAAGCATGTGGTTACGAGAACATCCCTATAGCGAAGCTGAACTACACTGCGGCTATCCGCATTGGTTGCAGGGCATGTCGTTGACTCAGTTACATCATGCAAATTTTACTTGTGGTTAGTATtactgtaattaaatattttatatatttaaatttacatttaatttaataatctgtATTTTACATGTAGTTGTTTTGCAtccttaataaaatattttctttgctgTGTTCACAGATGAGTATCCAAAACCACGAATCATTGAAGAACCCGTGGCTCAAATGAGTATCAAAGGTGACAACGTCAGACTGGTTTGTCGTGCAACCAGTACAGCTAACGCACCGCTCCATTTTACCTGGAAGCATGACAATGTGGAGTTAGACGACGCGAATTTGCAGACCAATCTTAATTCTTCAGAGAGCGGAGTAACCGAGGCGACTTCCGTTTTATACCTTACTAACGTTACCCATGCTGATGCAGGGAAATATCAGTGTATGGTGACGAATACCTATGGAACTACATACTCGGCCAAAGCCAGATTAAGCGTGTTAGGTAAGTTAAACATGTTCACTGTCCTTAATTATGCCACTGAAGTATatacgttttattaaataacacaaCTTATTTTTGAGACAAAGATGTTAgtctttacatatttttctgCTTACAGTTTATCCATCGTTCTCCAAAATACCGCATGATATACGAGTGAATGCTGGAAGTACTGCCCGTTTGGAATGCTCTGCCGAAGGACAACCATCCCCGCAAATAGCCTGGCAGAAAGACGGTGGAAATGATTTTCCAGCTGCGAGGGAAAGACGAATGCACATGATGCCGACGGACGATGTGCTATTCATAATAAATGTGAAAATGGCCGACAGTGGAGTTTATTCGTGCACTGCGCAAAATTTGGCTGGTCTGATCGTTGCAAACGCTACCCTTACCATactaggtaataataataattttctatcgtTTTTGTCGAAAGCtccaaatgtaaaaattattcttatatgtATGTACTTATAATGTGCTTCCTTTTTAGAAACACCGTCCTTCGTAAAACCGATGGAGAACAAAGAAATAATGGTAGGCGGCTCAATCGTGCTCGAATGTATGGCCAGTGGCTCGCCACGTCCGAAATTATCGTGGCGAAAAAATGGTAGTCCGCTACAAGCAACGGAACGTCATTTCTTCACTGCGGAAGATCAACTTTTGATCATCGTCAACACGATCGTTAGTGACGAGGGCAGTTACGAATGCGAGAT contains the following coding sequences:
- the LOC105197576 gene encoding leucine-rich repeats and immunoglobulin-like domains protein 3 isoform X2, yielding MNVVARPCKPSGGLSGTRWCARVCDACLCVCVLCAMPWCSEKHHRLARRRWSAAFLLVLACSFALSVSPTYVESSDNTDRCPVECSCLGNLVACSELQLIEAPSGLPPWTETLELKDNNIANLEFDSLLHLTKLKKLDVSANKLGDNFTIALSDVAQLRELKVNKNHLTQVPDLVFVRNITHLTLSHNLITSINGIALFTLQQLQYLDLSGNKISVLQRGSFLAPNRLTHLNLNTNHIRIIENGSLDNLTLLEELRLNKNNLTQLKDLFMNLGKLRILEVNRNNLQQIHGLSLKSLKSLKELYLKRNRIDTLDDGAFWPLKNLQLLQLDFNMLTTIKKGGLFGLENLQKLTLSHNRISRIEPQAWDMCREIVELDLSHNELTSINQSSFEYLTKLEKLKLDHNQIAYVSDGAFNFTTNLRILELNSNKISYMVEDISGAFSPLGQLWKLGLAHNRIKSINQNAFTGLSRVVEVDLVGNNVTSIQENAFLSMSSLSKLKMNTGALVCDCGLQWLSMWLREHPYSEAELHCGYPHWLQGMSLTQLHHANFTCDEYPKPRIIEEPVAQMSIKGDNVRLVCRATSTANAPLHFTWKHDNVELDDANLQTNLNSSESGVTEATSVLYLTNVTHADAGKYQCMVTNTYGTTYSAKARLSVLVYPSFSKIPHDIRVNAGSTARLECSAEGQPSPQIAWQKDGGNDFPAARERRMHMMPTDDVLFIINVKMADSGVYSCTAQNLAGLIVANATLTILETPSFVKPMENKEIMVGGSIVLECMASGSPRPKLSWRKNGSPLQATERHFFTAEDQLLIIVNTIVSDEGSYECEMSNSLGSVVGASHLTVKPAPASTLNESEILGLIIITVVCCAVITSVVWVLVIYKTRRQLNPTQDTVVQPTTTVIVTVPEAQTQLYLDTSSQHSKDSGTGDSTNPSNDQLQLCLPEVVTSSANNEEEMGTINVNDPLLRYTNHERHENADSAV
- the LOC105197576 gene encoding leucine-rich repeats and immunoglobulin-like domains protein 3 isoform X1, giving the protein MNVVARPCKPSGGLSGTRWCARVCDACLCVCVLCAMPWCSEKHHRLARRRWSAAFLLVLACSFALSVSPTYVESSDNTDRCPVECSCLGNLVACSELQLIEAPSGLPPWTETLELKDNNIANLEFDSLLHLTKLKKLDVSANKLGDNFTIALSDVAQLRELKVNKNHLTQVPDLVFVRNITHLTLSHNLITSINGIALFTLQQLQYLDLSGNKISVLQRGSFLAPNRLTHLNLNTNHIRIIENGSLDNLTLLEELRLNKNNLTQLKDLFMNLGKLRILEVNRNNLQQIHGLSLKSLKSLKELYLKRNRIDTLDDGAFWPLKNLQLLQLDFNMLTTIKKGGLFGLENLQKLTLSHNRISRIEPQAWDMCREIVELDLSHNELTSINQSSFEYLTKLEKLKLDHNQIAYVSDGAFNFTTNLRILELNSNKISYMVEDISGAFSPLGQLWKLGLAHNRIKSINQNAFTGLSRVVEVDLVGNNVTSIQENAFLSMSSLSKLKMNTGALVCDCGLQWLSMWLREHPYSEAELHCGYPHWLQGMSLTQLHHANFTCDEYPKPRIIEEPVAQMSIKGDNVRLVCRATSTANAPLHFTWKHDNVELDDANLQTNLNSSESGVTEATSVLYLTNVTHADAGKYQCMVTNTYGTTYSAKARLSVLVYPSFSKIPHDIRVNAGSTARLECSAEGQPSPQIAWQKDGGNDFPAARERRMHMMPTDDVLFIINVKMADSGVYSCTAQNLAGLIVANATLTILETPSFVKPMENKEIMVGGSIVLECMASGSPRPKLSWRKNGSPLQATERHFFTAEDQLLIIVNTIVSDEGSYECEMSNSLGSVVGASHLTVKPAPASTLNESEILGLIIITVVCCAVITSVVWVLVIYKTRRQLNPTQDTVVQPTTTVIVTVPEAQTQLYLDTSSQHSKDSGTGDSTNPSNDQLQLCLPEEVVTSSANNEEEMGTINVNDPLLRYTNHERHENADSAV